A window of the Fibrobacter sp. UWH4 genome harbors these coding sequences:
- a CDS encoding thioredoxin domain-containing protein, with product MKRLPIVAIAVCFAGLVACNQASAGGSFNQQARLDNLEKEFKQVKEEFEIIKYALDKRGISLEQARAEMEADNKVWDIPDEDSPVFGNTKNPKLTIVEFTEFQCPYCSRIAPVMQELNKKYPDQIKFVYKHFPLSFHANARSAAASSIAAHKQGKFWEYRYALAPHSRELGDSVYLAVAKEVGLNIEQFKKDMVLDSAMNARIDKDFQLGAEVGVQGTPNFYINGKRQDRFSPDLVEKLLKEAK from the coding sequence ATGAAACGTCTCCCCATTGTTGCTATCGCAGTATGCTTCGCTGGTCTCGTCGCCTGTAATCAGGCTTCCGCCGGCGGTTCGTTCAACCAGCAGGCCAGGCTCGACAACCTGGAAAAGGAATTCAAGCAGGTCAAGGAAGAATTCGAGATCATCAAGTACGCTCTCGACAAGCGCGGCATTTCCCTGGAACAGGCCCGTGCCGAAATGGAAGCGGACAACAAGGTCTGGGACATTCCCGACGAAGACAGCCCGGTCTTTGGCAACACCAAGAACCCGAAGCTCACGATTGTTGAATTTACCGAGTTCCAGTGCCCGTACTGCTCCCGTATCGCTCCTGTGATGCAGGAACTCAACAAGAAGTATCCCGACCAGATCAAGTTCGTGTACAAGCACTTCCCGCTCAGCTTCCATGCGAACGCCCGCTCTGCAGCAGCCTCTTCTATCGCAGCACACAAGCAGGGCAAGTTCTGGGAATACCGCTACGCGCTCGCTCCGCATAGCCGCGAACTCGGCGATTCCGTTTATCTCGCCGTCGCCAAGGAAGTTGGCCTGAACATTGAACAGTTCAAGAAGGACATGGTGCTTGACTCCGCTATGAACGCCCGCATCGACAAGGATTTCCAGCTCGGTGCCGAAGTCGGCGTGCAGGGTACCCCGAACTTCTACATCAACGGCAAGCGTCAGGACCGTTTCAGCCCGGACCTCGTCGAAAAACTCCTGAAGGAAGCCAAGTAA
- a CDS encoding peptide chain release factor 3, which produces MNAEIEKRRTFAIVSHPDAGKTTITEKFLWYGNVIREAGHVRAKANRSYTVSDWMKIEQQRGISVSSSVLNFPFEGCMFNLVDTPGHQDFCEDTYRALTAVDAALVLIDSVNGVEKQTIKLMDVCRMRHTPIITFINKMDLDGRHVLDLLDEIESILKIKVAPFTLPIGVGKLFKGVYSIAENTFHTFNKEEGHQEIIQMEGPDDPRLVEMCGENWVAQFKEEYEMVTGAMDPFDHEKFLKGEMCPVFFGSAVNNFGVRQLLNAFAKLAPPPMVRETDKRPVSPDENDFSAFVFKIQANMDPKHRDRTAFLRICSGSFTRGEKVYHVRTGREIRLAAPTAFLAKDKEVIDHAWAGDIVGINDPGLFRIGDTLTDGEKINFTGIPDFAPEHFARVTLLNPLKSKQMAKGLAELSEEGATQLYEPLKSAIPVIGVVGELQFDVLKFRLQSEYGADVSLDRVPAHGIRWVSGPEADVAKFAEEYAMDCMMDKERNLVCLFPNEYRLNLAIKNYEKLTFAATSQG; this is translated from the coding sequence ATGAACGCAGAAATCGAAAAACGCCGCACTTTTGCTATTGTCAGCCACCCTGACGCGGGTAAAACCACTATCACCGAAAAGTTCCTCTGGTACGGAAATGTCATCCGCGAAGCGGGCCACGTGCGCGCCAAGGCAAACCGCAGCTACACCGTGAGTGACTGGATGAAGATTGAACAGCAGCGTGGTATTTCGGTTTCGAGTTCCGTGCTGAATTTCCCCTTCGAAGGTTGCATGTTCAATCTGGTCGATACCCCGGGGCACCAGGACTTCTGCGAAGATACCTACCGCGCACTCACCGCCGTGGATGCTGCCCTCGTGCTTATCGATAGCGTGAACGGTGTTGAAAAGCAGACCATCAAGCTCATGGACGTGTGCCGCATGCGTCATACGCCCATCATCACGTTCATCAACAAGATGGACTTGGATGGTCGCCACGTACTCGACCTGCTCGACGAAATCGAAAGCATCTTGAAAATCAAGGTCGCCCCCTTTACACTCCCGATTGGCGTGGGTAAGCTCTTCAAGGGCGTGTATTCCATTGCCGAAAACACCTTCCACACCTTCAATAAAGAAGAAGGCCATCAGGAAATCATCCAGATGGAAGGCCCCGACGATCCGCGCCTTGTAGAAATGTGCGGCGAAAACTGGGTTGCTCAGTTCAAGGAAGAATACGAAATGGTGACCGGTGCCATGGATCCGTTCGATCACGAAAAGTTCCTGAAGGGCGAAATGTGCCCCGTGTTCTTCGGTTCTGCGGTGAACAACTTCGGCGTGCGTCAGCTCTTGAACGCTTTTGCAAAGCTTGCGCCGCCGCCGATGGTGCGCGAAACCGATAAGCGTCCGGTGAGCCCCGACGAAAACGACTTTAGTGCGTTTGTGTTCAAGATTCAAGCGAACATGGACCCCAAGCACCGTGACCGCACTGCATTCCTGCGCATTTGCTCGGGCAGCTTTACCCGTGGCGAAAAGGTTTACCACGTGCGCACGGGTCGCGAAATCCGCCTCGCCGCCCCGACGGCGTTCCTCGCGAAAGACAAGGAAGTTATCGACCACGCCTGGGCGGGCGATATCGTGGGTATTAACGACCCGGGACTGTTCCGCATCGGCGATACGTTGACTGACGGCGAAAAAATCAACTTTACCGGCATTCCGGATTTTGCTCCGGAACATTTTGCCCGAGTGACTTTGCTGAACCCGCTTAAGAGTAAGCAGATGGCGAAGGGCCTTGCCGAACTTAGCGAAGAAGGTGCGACTCAGCTGTACGAACCGCTCAAGTCCGCTATTCCTGTGATTGGCGTGGTGGGCGAGTTGCAGTTTGACGTGCTCAAGTTCCGCCTGCAGAGCGAATACGGCGCCGATGTGTCGCTGGACCGCGTGCCCGCTCACGGAATCCGCTGGGTGTCCGGCCCCGAAGCCGATGTGGCCAAGTTCGCCGAAGAATACGCCATGGACTGCATGATGGACAAGGAACGCAACCTCGTTTGCCTGTTCCCCAACGAATACCGTCTGAACCTTGCTATCAAGAACTACGAAAAGCTGACCTTCGCGGCTACCTCGCAGGGGTAG
- the thiC gene encoding phosphomethylpyrimidine synthase ThiC, with protein MNSRKVYVPGKMYPDIRVGMREILTEDPETPVVPVYDTSGPYSDVDAKLDVTKGIERFRESWIMERGDAEQLDDMTSAYGRARRANHELDHLRFNAEHHPLRAKAGHHLTQLDYARKGIVTKEMEYVAIRENQRLDELQAQGKIKIEGSPITPEFVRDEIAAGRAILPGNINHPECEPMIIGNRFLTKINSNIGNSAITSSIEEEVEKMAWSVRWGADTVMDLSTGKHIHETREWIIRNSPVPIGTVPIYQALEKVNGKAEELTWELYRDTLIEQAEQGVDYFTIHAGLLLEHIPLTAKRTTGIVSRGGSILALWQMRHHQQNFLYTHFREICEILAAYDVAVSLGDGLRPGSLADANDAAQFGELDTLGELTRIAWEYGVQVIIEGPGHVPMHKIQDNMARQLEKCHGAPFYTLGPLTTDIAPGYDHITSAIGAAQIGWYGTAMLCYVTPKEHLGLPDRDDVRAGVVTYKLAAHAADLAKGHFAAQFRDDALSRARFDFRWNDQFALSLDPEKAMEFHDKTLPGSQAKASHFCSMCGPNFCSMRITRAVRNFVKTGEVGDV; from the coding sequence ATGAATTCCCGCAAGGTGTATGTGCCGGGAAAAATGTACCCGGACATCCGTGTGGGAATGCGCGAAATTTTGACCGAGGACCCCGAAACGCCGGTGGTTCCCGTGTACGACACGAGCGGCCCTTACAGCGATGTAGACGCCAAGCTTGACGTGACGAAGGGCATCGAGCGTTTCCGTGAATCGTGGATTATGGAACGTGGCGACGCCGAACAGCTTGACGACATGACATCGGCATACGGACGCGCCCGCCGTGCAAACCACGAACTCGACCATTTGCGCTTCAACGCGGAACACCATCCGCTCCGTGCCAAGGCAGGCCATCACCTGACGCAGCTCGATTACGCCCGCAAGGGAATCGTCACCAAGGAAATGGAATACGTGGCCATCCGCGAAAACCAGCGCCTTGACGAATTGCAGGCCCAGGGCAAAATCAAGATTGAAGGCTCCCCCATTACGCCGGAATTCGTGCGCGACGAAATCGCCGCGGGCCGCGCGATTCTGCCGGGGAACATTAACCACCCGGAATGCGAACCGATGATTATCGGTAACCGCTTCCTCACGAAAATCAACAGCAACATCGGCAATTCCGCCATCACTTCTTCTATCGAAGAAGAAGTCGAGAAAATGGCGTGGTCGGTGCGCTGGGGCGCCGACACCGTGATGGATCTTTCCACCGGAAAACACATCCACGAAACGCGCGAATGGATTATCCGTAACAGCCCCGTACCTATCGGAACAGTGCCTATCTATCAGGCACTCGAGAAGGTGAACGGCAAGGCCGAAGAACTCACGTGGGAACTGTACCGCGACACACTCATTGAGCAGGCGGAACAGGGCGTGGACTACTTCACTATCCACGCGGGCCTCTTGCTGGAACACATTCCGCTGACCGCGAAGCGCACCACGGGCATCGTGAGCCGCGGCGGTTCCATCCTTGCTCTCTGGCAGATGCGCCACCACCAGCAGAACTTCTTGTACACGCACTTCCGCGAAATCTGCGAGATTCTCGCCGCTTACGACGTTGCCGTTTCTTTGGGCGATGGTCTGCGTCCGGGAAGCCTAGCCGATGCCAACGACGCGGCCCAGTTCGGAGAACTGGACACGCTCGGCGAGCTCACGAGGATTGCCTGGGAATACGGTGTGCAGGTGATTATCGAAGGCCCGGGTCACGTGCCCATGCACAAGATTCAGGACAATATGGCCCGCCAGCTCGAAAAGTGCCACGGCGCCCCGTTCTATACGCTCGGCCCCCTCACCACCGACATCGCCCCCGGTTACGACCACATTACGTCGGCCATCGGCGCGGCACAAATCGGCTGGTACGGCACTGCGATGCTCTGCTACGTGACGCCCAAGGAACACCTCGGGCTCCCCGACCGCGACGACGTGCGCGCGGGGGTCGTCACCTACAAGCTCGCCGCTCACGCGGCCGACCTTGCAAAGGGCCATTTCGCAGCGCAGTTCCGCGACGACGCCCTTTCCCGCGCCCGTTTCGACTTCCGCTGGAACGACCAGTTCGCGCTATCGCTCGACCCCGAGAAGGCGATGGAATTCCACGACAAGACGCTCCCCGGCAGCCAGGCCAAGGCAAGCCACTTCTGCAGCATGTGTGGGCCGAACTTCTGCAGCATGCGCATCACACGCGCCGTGCGGAATTTCGTCAAGACCGGCGAAGTAGGTGACGTTTAA
- a CDS encoding DUF2334 domain-containing protein — translation MEINKDIADIRAAEAILHKKKKYLLCYHNFNVKNCKKSAEEIRKIAAAAGSPISIAVVPSIGGVPESEADAFREEIGKFVQEGYEILLHGVRHNADLFIKRNPIGKLALAISHNGAEFAGLNKKLSQMLLNRSIALWKAHGFGRPSGFIAPVWLDNKHLKKQVLEEFNFYEDMLYIYRKVGKKVKQSFSQILTFSIFPQALLGAMQVFSRLALLIYRGTPRLVIHAGDMKAMGEQNLLSLVKFASNHREKIMYQDL, via the coding sequence ATGGAAATCAACAAGGACATTGCCGACATCCGAGCAGCCGAAGCCATTCTTCACAAAAAGAAGAAGTACCTGCTGTGCTATCATAATTTTAACGTGAAAAACTGCAAGAAATCCGCCGAAGAAATTCGAAAGATTGCCGCTGCCGCCGGTTCACCCATCTCGATTGCCGTCGTTCCCTCTATCGGGGGCGTTCCCGAATCCGAAGCCGACGCCTTCCGTGAAGAAATCGGCAAGTTCGTGCAGGAAGGCTACGAAATCTTGCTCCACGGAGTGCGCCACAACGCAGACCTGTTCATCAAGCGTAATCCCATCGGCAAGCTCGCGCTCGCCATTTCGCACAACGGGGCCGAATTTGCAGGCCTGAACAAGAAACTTTCGCAAATGCTCCTGAACCGAAGCATCGCCCTCTGGAAGGCACACGGCTTTGGCCGCCCATCCGGATTCATTGCCCCGGTCTGGCTCGACAACAAGCACCTCAAGAAACAGGTGCTCGAAGAATTCAACTTTTACGAAGACATGCTCTACATTTACCGTAAAGTCGGTAAGAAAGTAAAGCAGTCTTTCTCGCAGATTTTGACCTTCTCAATTTTCCCTCAGGCCCTCCTCGGAGCCATGCAGGTCTTCTCGCGCCTCGCCCTCCTCATTTACAGGGGTACACCTCGCCTGGTGATCCACGCCGGTGATATGAAGGCCATGGGCGAACAAAACCTTCTCTCGCTCGTCAAATTCGCCTCGAACCACCGTGAAAAGATCATGTACCAGGATCTATAA
- a CDS encoding AMP-binding protein → MILNRFLTRTEYSSYEDLYENFKLNIPDDFNFAYDVVDEYAKTEPKREALVWCDDNDESHIFTFKDLSIASQRTANFLIEKGIKKGDRVMLILRRRYEFWFFLLALHRIGAIAIPATNMLAAEDLEYRFKAADIKMVVSYDDPALQKEIDTACEHTHIVETLVTIGQSRQNWISFYDDYEICPPSFPRPTGDAATHNDDIMIVYFTSGTSSNPKMVAHTFSYPLGHIVTAKYWQNVIDGGRHLTVAETGWAKALWGKIYGQWIAGSAVFTYDMNVFIPGKLLEKMQEYKVTTFCAPPTVYRYILQHGVEKYDLSSLKYCTTAGEALNLDIYKKFFEKTGLRLHEGYGQTELTLTAGNFEWMEPRPGSMGKPSPGYRMDVVDADGKSCGPDEVGEIIIKIDEGKPFGMFGGYYRDEERTQKVFEGGVYHTGDTATRDKDGFFWFVGRTDDLIKSSGYRISPFEVEEVLHKHPAVLEVAVTGVEDKSRGQAVKATVVLQKGYEASKELAKEIQLFAKNVAASYKSPRIIDFVSELPKTISGKIRRASIRDKDKEDANAANAAKDTANTEQSKTDESASS, encoded by the coding sequence ATGATACTCAATAGATTCCTAACACGAACCGAGTACTCCTCTTACGAGGATCTCTACGAAAACTTTAAGCTCAATATTCCCGATGACTTTAACTTCGCCTACGACGTGGTCGACGAATACGCGAAGACCGAACCCAAGCGTGAAGCTTTAGTCTGGTGCGATGACAACGACGAAAGCCATATTTTTACCTTCAAGGACCTTTCGATCGCCTCGCAGCGTACCGCGAACTTTTTGATAGAAAAGGGAATCAAGAAAGGCGACCGCGTGATGCTGATTTTGCGCCGTCGCTACGAATTCTGGTTCTTCCTCTTGGCGCTCCACCGCATTGGTGCCATTGCCATTCCGGCAACGAACATGCTCGCCGCCGAAGACCTGGAATACCGCTTTAAGGCCGCCGACATCAAGATGGTCGTCTCTTATGACGATCCGGCACTCCAAAAGGAAATCGACACCGCCTGCGAACACACGCACATTGTCGAAACGCTCGTGACCATCGGACAGTCCCGTCAGAACTGGATTAGCTTCTACGACGACTACGAAATCTGCCCGCCGAGTTTCCCGCGCCCCACAGGCGATGCCGCCACGCACAACGACGACATCATGATCGTCTACTTTACCAGCGGCACCAGCAGCAACCCGAAAATGGTCGCCCACACCTTCAGCTACCCACTCGGCCACATTGTGACCGCCAAGTACTGGCAGAACGTGATTGACGGAGGCCGCCACCTGACCGTTGCCGAAACCGGCTGGGCCAAGGCGCTCTGGGGCAAAATTTACGGCCAGTGGATTGCAGGCTCTGCCGTATTCACCTACGACATGAACGTGTTCATTCCTGGCAAGCTGCTCGAAAAGATGCAGGAATACAAGGTGACCACCTTCTGTGCGCCGCCGACCGTTTACCGCTACATACTGCAGCACGGCGTCGAAAAGTACGACCTTTCTAGCCTCAAGTACTGCACCACCGCAGGCGAGGCTTTGAACCTCGACATTTACAAGAAGTTCTTCGAAAAGACGGGGCTCCGCCTGCACGAAGGCTACGGCCAGACCGAACTGACGCTTACGGCGGGCAACTTCGAATGGATGGAACCGCGCCCGGGTTCTATGGGCAAGCCCTCCCCCGGCTACCGTATGGATGTCGTAGATGCCGACGGCAAGAGCTGCGGTCCCGACGAAGTCGGCGAAATCATCATCAAGATTGACGAAGGCAAGCCCTTCGGCATGTTCGGCGGCTACTACCGCGACGAAGAACGCACCCAGAAAGTATTCGAGGGCGGCGTTTACCATACCGGTGACACCGCTACCCGCGACAAGGACGGTTTCTTCTGGTTCGTGGGCCGTACCGACGACTTGATCAAGAGTTCCGGCTACCGCATCAGCCCCTTCGAAGTCGAAGAAGTGCTCCACAAGCACCCGGCCGTCTTGGAAGTAGCTGTGACTGGCGTCGAAGACAAGTCCCGCGGACAGGCCGTGAAGGCAACCGTCGTGCTCCAGAAGGGCTACGAAGCCTCCAAGGAACTCGCGAAGGAAATCCAGCTGTTCGCAAAGAACGTGGCCGCCTCTTACAAGAGCCCGCGTATCATCGACTTTGTGTCGGAGCTGCCGAAGACCATCAGCGGAAAAATCCGCCGCGCCTCAATCCGCGACAAGGATAAGGAAGACGCTAACGCTGCTAACGCCGCCAAGGACACCGCCAACACGGAACAGTCCAAGACCGACGAAAGCGCGTCCTCCTGA
- the fabF gene encoding beta-ketoacyl-ACP synthase II: MTKRRVVITGMGAVTPIGKNINDFWAAIREGKCGVGPITLFDASSCPVKIAAEVKDFKPEEHDIDPKEARRMARFTQFLLAASKEAVKDASLTPEDLAQDTTGIVAGTGLGGMDIIDSTYTQYMNGGKRKVSPLAMPQLIPNEAGANVSIALGITGQAHTVCTACASGTDAIGVALDAIRSGRLDICLAGGSESGITDYSIKSFAGMHALTDKFNDCPEKASRPFDLNRSGFVMGEGGAVMILEELEHAKARGAKIYAELAGYGASADAYHITSPRPGGETCAKALTRAIKDAGIAPTDIDYYNAHGTSTHLNDATETAMLKVALGDHAYKIKVSSTKSMTGHCVGAAGVCEAIVSTLAIRDSFYPATINYETPDPECDLDYVPNKGVEGNIDVAASASLGFGGHNGVVIIKKYK, translated from the coding sequence ATGACTAAAAGACGCGTAGTAATCACAGGTATGGGAGCCGTGACTCCCATTGGCAAGAACATTAACGATTTTTGGGCTGCCATTCGCGAAGGCAAGTGCGGAGTCGGCCCCATCACCCTTTTTGACGCAAGCAGCTGTCCGGTAAAGATTGCGGCCGAGGTCAAGGACTTTAAGCCCGAAGAACACGATATCGACCCCAAGGAAGCCCGCCGCATGGCCCGCTTCACGCAATTCCTGCTCGCCGCCTCCAAAGAAGCGGTCAAAGACGCAAGCCTTACGCCCGAAGACTTAGCCCAGGATACCACGGGTATTGTCGCTGGTACGGGCCTCGGCGGTATGGACATTATCGATTCCACCTACACGCAGTATATGAATGGCGGCAAGCGCAAGGTTTCGCCCCTCGCCATGCCGCAGCTGATTCCGAACGAAGCAGGCGCAAATGTGTCTATCGCCCTCGGCATCACGGGTCAGGCCCACACGGTCTGCACCGCCTGTGCCTCGGGCACCGACGCCATCGGTGTCGCCCTCGACGCCATCCGCTCGGGTCGCCTGGACATCTGCCTTGCCGGTGGTTCCGAAAGCGGCATTACCGACTACAGCATCAAGAGCTTTGCCGGCATGCACGCCCTTACAGACAAATTCAACGATTGTCCCGAAAAGGCCAGCCGCCCGTTCGACTTGAACCGCTCCGGTTTTGTGATGGGTGAAGGCGGTGCAGTGATGATTCTCGAAGAATTGGAACATGCCAAAGCCCGCGGCGCTAAGATTTACGCCGAGCTCGCCGGCTACGGTGCTTCTGCCGACGCTTACCACATCACAAGCCCGCGCCCGGGTGGAGAAACCTGCGCGAAGGCTCTCACCCGCGCCATCAAGGATGCAGGCATTGCCCCGACCGACATCGACTACTACAATGCCCATGGAACCTCGACGCACTTGAACGACGCCACCGAAACCGCTATGCTCAAGGTCGCCCTCGGTGATCACGCCTACAAGATCAAGGTGTCCAGCACCAAAAGCATGACAGGCCACTGCGTCGGTGCCGCCGGTGTGTGCGAGGCCATCGTCTCGACTCTTGCGATTCGCGACTCGTTCTACCCCGCCACCATCAACTACGAGACTCCGGATCCGGAATGCGACCTCGATTACGTTCCGAACAAAGGCGTCGAAGGCAACATCGACGTCGCCGCGTCCGCCTCACTTGGGTTCGGCGGCCATAACGGCGTCGTGATTATCAAGAAATACAAATAG
- the ruvX gene encoding Holliday junction resolvase RuvX, with the protein MNYLALDYGEHRVGVAFADSEFRMAFSRETIDQKTTNLFVRLDELVKINKVDAFVVGMPYHPDGRKDGKNVVVEKFIEDLKTRFPGMPVYTQDESYSSVQAQEKTSYFSKKKKQKNKAVIDQLAAAIILQRWLDEQA; encoded by the coding sequence ATGAACTACCTTGCGCTTGATTATGGTGAACACCGCGTCGGGGTCGCTTTTGCCGATTCCGAGTTCCGTATGGCTTTTTCGCGAGAAACGATTGACCAGAAGACGACAAACCTGTTTGTTCGCCTGGATGAGTTGGTGAAAATCAATAAGGTTGACGCTTTTGTGGTGGGAATGCCGTATCACCCCGATGGCCGTAAAGACGGCAAGAACGTGGTGGTGGAGAAGTTCATCGAAGACTTGAAAACGCGTTTTCCGGGCATGCCTGTGTACACGCAGGACGAATCGTATTCCAGCGTGCAGGCGCAAGAAAAAACCTCTTACTTTAGCAAGAAGAAAAAGCAAAAGAATAAGGCGGTCATTGACCAGTTGGCCGCTGCGATTATTTTACAACGATGGCTTGATGAACAAGCTTAG
- a CDS encoding V-type ATP synthase subunit K (produces ATP from ADP in the presence of a proton gradient across the membrane; the K subunit is a nonenzymatic component which binds the dimeric form by interacting with the G and E subunits), with protein MDQAQLLTLAKLGAVAALGLAAVGSALGCGTAGMAAIGAWKKAYLKGKNALFTLLIFVGAPIAQTIYGMLLMMYILNKSQAAPANWAAYLGVGIFGGIGMMASAWYVGKSAADACNALGETGKGLVNYLMVLGVGETVALFVMVFSMMLVS; from the coding sequence ATGGATCAAGCTCAACTTTTAACGCTCGCGAAACTCGGCGCGGTGGCGGCCCTGGGCCTTGCCGCGGTGGGTTCTGCGCTGGGCTGCGGGACTGCCGGCATGGCGGCCATCGGGGCCTGGAAGAAGGCGTATCTCAAGGGTAAGAACGCGCTGTTTACGCTGCTCATCTTCGTGGGCGCGCCGATTGCGCAGACAATCTACGGAATGCTCCTGATGATGTACATCCTGAACAAGTCCCAGGCGGCTCCGGCCAACTGGGCGGCATACCTGGGTGTCGGTATCTTCGGTGGCATCGGCATGATGGCCTCTGCCTGGTACGTGGGCAAGTCCGCTGCGGACGCCTGCAACGCCCTCGGCGAAACCGGCAAGGGCCTGGTGAACTACCTCATGGTGCTCGGCGTCGGCGAAACCGTCGCACTGTTCGTCATGGTGTTCTCCATGATGCTCGTGTCGTAG
- a CDS encoding V-type ATP synthase subunit K (produces ATP from ADP in the presence of a proton gradient across the membrane; the K subunit is a nonenzymatic component which binds the dimeric form by interacting with the G and E subunits), with translation MEPNTMVTLAKMGAAAALGISAMGSALGCGTAGMSAITMWKKAYAQGKSALFTLLVFVGAPISQTIYGMLLMNFILSKAAESGFTNWGGCLGAGIFGGLGMMASAWYQGKSAAVACDALGETGKGMVNYLMVLGIVETVALFVLVFSMMVL, from the coding sequence ATGGAACCGAATACAATGGTTACTCTCGCTAAAATGGGTGCTGCTGCCGCTCTCGGCATTTCGGCAATGGGCTCCGCCCTTGGTTGCGGAACGGCTGGTATGTCCGCCATCACCATGTGGAAGAAGGCTTATGCCCAGGGCAAGTCTGCTCTCTTCACACTCTTGGTGTTCGTGGGTGCCCCGATTTCCCAGACGATTTACGGCATGCTCTTGATGAACTTCATCCTGAGCAAGGCTGCTGAATCCGGCTTTACCAACTGGGGCGGCTGCCTCGGCGCCGGTATCTTCGGCGGTCTCGGCATGATGGCTTCTGCCTGGTACCAGGGCAAGTCCGCGGCCGTGGCCTGCGACGCCCTCGGTGAAACCGGCAAGGGCATGGTGAACTACCTGATGGTGCTCGGTATCGTGGAAACCGTGGCCCTGTTCGTTCTCGTGTTCTCCATGATGGTGCTTTAA